The following coding sequences lie in one Oncorhynchus kisutch isolate 150728-3 linkage group LG17, Okis_V2, whole genome shotgun sequence genomic window:
- the LOC109884528 gene encoding melanocortin receptor 5 — protein sequence MNPMEEMTTMSLPMWARFANSSELYYNPNTTVAPNFLTKPKACEQLNIATEVFLILGIISLLENILVICAIIKNKNLHSPMYFFVCSLAVADMLVSVSNAWETIIIYLLTNRQLIVDDHFIRQMDNVFDSMICISVVASMCSLLAIAVDRYVTIFYALRYHSIMTHRRAALIIGAIWTFCTGCGIVFIMYSDTTPVIICLVSMFFTMLVLMASLYSHMFMLARSHVKRIAALPGYNSIHQRASMKGAITLTILLGIFIVCWAPFFLHLILMISCPRNLYCVCFMSHFNMYLILIMCNSVIDPLIYAFRSQEMRKTFKEIIGCYSLRNVFECLPVCYKPGVP from the coding sequence ATGAACCCTATGGAGGAAATGACGACCATGTCTCTGCCGATGTGGGCTCGGTTCGCCAACTCCAGCGAGCTGTACTACAACCCCAACACCACTGTGGCCCCTAATTTCCTCACCAAACCCAAGGCGTGTGAGCAGCTCAACATCGCCACAGAGGTCTTCCTCATCCTGGGTATTATCAGTTTGTtggagaacatcctggtcatctgCGCCATCATCAAGAACAAGAACCTCCACTCCCCCATGTACTTCTTTGTGTGTTCGCTGGCTGTGGCCGACATGCTGGTCAGCGTCTCCAACGCCTGGGAGACCATCATCATCTACCTGCTGACCAACCGGCAGCTCATTGTGGACGACCATTTTATTCGTCAGATGGACAACGTCTTTGACTCCATGATCTGTATATCAGTGGTGGCGTCTATGTGTTCTCTCCTGGCCATCGCTGTGGACCGGTATGTGACCATCTTCTACGCTTTGCGTTACCACAGCATCATGACCCATAGACGGGCCGCTCTCATCATCGGAGCCATCTGGACCTTCTGCACGGGCTGCGGCATCGTCTTTATCATGTACTCCGACACCACCCCTGTTATCATTTGCTTGGTGTCCATGTTCTTCACCATGCTGGTGCTCATGGCCTCGCTGTACAGCCACATGTTCATGCTGGCTCGCTCCCACGTCAAGCGCATCGCGGCTCTGCCAGGGTACAACTCCATCCACCAGAGGGCCAGCATGAAGGGAGCCATCACTCTCACAATCCTCCTGGGCATCTTCATCGTCTGCTGGGCACCCTTCTTCCTCCATCTTATCCTGATGATCTCCTGCCCCAGAaacctgtactgtgtgtgctTCATGTCTCACTTCAACATGTACCTCATCCTcatcatgtgtaactctgtgatcGACCCTCTGATCTACGCCTTCAGGAGTCAGGAGATGAGGAAAACCTTTAAGGAGATTATCGGTTGCTACAGCCTGAGGAACGTGTTTGAGTGTCTCCCTGTGTGCTATAAACCTGGAGTGCCATAG